In Candidatus Binatia bacterium, the genomic stretch GGCGGCTTTCGCGATGCGGTCGATGGACGTGGCTTGGAAGCCGTAGCGCGCGAAGCAATCGATGGCGACGTCCATCAAGTCCCGGCGCGACTCACCGCGTCCGGGCCGTTCACCAGACATACTGAACGTTTAGTATGTTGGCTGGACGGAGTCAATGGTCGGCGCTCAGCCCCCTTGTTTCAAACACGGGACCGTGATCGGCCGCTCAGAGCGGAACGGCGACGCTGCAGGTCGCGCTCCAGATATCCACGCGGTCGCCGAGTGACTTGGCCAGGGGGCGCGAACTGTACGCCGGATTGCAGGTCAGAAACTGCAACGGGCCGTTACCGTACAGCGCGGGGCCGACCCTCCGGTCCGAGGCTCGGCCTCGCTCGTCTGTTTGTCAGCTGCCTGTCAAAGGCGTTTCGCTCTCAGGGCCAGCGCACTTCCGTCACGCGCACCGGCACTTCGCCTTGCTCGTCCAGCTCACGCACCCCGCTCTCGATGGCTCGCAGCCCGCGCGCTTCGCAGGCGTGGTGGAAGCCGTGGTCGAAGGTCCGCACTGACTCCGCGCACCATGCACGCCCGGTCGGGCTCAGGTGTTCCGCCAGAAATACCGCCACGGCAGTCTGCAAGGCTGGATCGTAGGTGACGTCTGCCGCCAAGCAGTAATCGAAGCGGCCGCGCAGGCCCGGGCTGCGGATGTCGCCCCGCACCACCGCGACGCTTCCCGCCTGGGTGAGCCCCTCTGCGAACGGAGGCGGGCCAGGGAGGAGGCCGTTCAACTCGGCATTCGCTCGGGCAAAGCGAACACCCTCAGAAGCAGCATCGATCATGGTCACCCGCGCTCCACGCAGGGCCGCGACAATGCCCGCCAGACCGAGCCCGCAGCCGATGTCCACGACCGGCCGCCCGGCACAGTCGTTCTGGGCCATCACCCGCGCCAGGTAGCGACTGCCGGGCCAAACGTGTGCCCAGTACGGCGGTTCGGGCGCCTGCGGATCACGCAACAGCGCTTCGGTGTCAACGTAGTCCTCCAACCGCTTGATCATGAGGAGCCGCACCCGCAGACCACCGCACGCGAAGGTGACCGGACCGACGGGGTAGCCACCGACGGTCGAAGGGGCAAGGGGTTCAAGCAGTCGAGCGCTCAAGGGAATCCGGATCTCACGCCAGCGGAAGGCAGGTCGGCCCTATGCCCGGCATGCCCGTAGCGAGCGGCGGCAAAGCGGCTGGCTCAGAAATCGTCGAACGGCAGCGGCTGCACCTCTTCGTACATGATCGCAATGATTTGCTTGCCGGGATTTTGCACGTCTTCCGCGACGGTCAGATTCGCCACCATGCTCCCCTTTTCAAACTTCATGTAGGCGTGACCGGAGCGTGAGAACTGCTCCGCGATCTTCCAACCAGCCCCGGTCATCTTGCCCTGGTAGAAACTGAAGACCTCCGCCACCGGCGCGGCGGTAGTGAAGATGACGTTGTGCGCATTGTTGGCGAGGTCCTGCACGCGCGCGAGGGCAGCATCCTTATAGATGGGCACGTCCTTGGGAAAATCCGCGGGCACCTCTGCCGGCGGTGTCGGGGTGGCAGCAGCCCGGGCAAGTTCCGGCTGCGTCGCGGCAACTCGCGCCGCTGGGGTGGCAGTCGGCACCTCCACCCGCATCTGGGGCGTGATCTTCTGACCCGACGCGTGAAAACCACTCGGCGGCTCCTGGAAGGAATCCGGGGGCTGGCCAACCTGTTGGTGACAGGTGCATGAGGAGAACACCGCCGCACCCAAGAGCACCCCACTTACCGCAACCATGACGTACCGCATGTTTTCCTCTCCTAACCGAGCAGATTCCACCCGACTATATCTGATTCCGCCACGAAACAGCAGCCAGCCGCAAGTTACTGCTTGCGCTGGCGGCTGGACCTGAACATTGCTAGCGTCGCGGCGATAGCGTTTCCCGACCTCGCCCGTATGAACGGCGCCTTCATCGAATCACGAACTCTACAGACGGCAGTCCTGCTGAGAATATTCGACGGGGTAAAAGTCGGGGATGTCACTGCGACTACGGCACCAGATCGCTCCGAGATTGCAGTCCGGCTGGCTAATCGTTATCAAGGATTGCACTTGATGCGGTGAAGCCGTGACGGGGTGGCGTGGGATCCTTCAACAGTTGACTCTCAACTTCGAACTAGGTTTGTAAATGGCCAGTCAATTCTGTTCCAAGTGCGGCGCCAAGCTGCTGGCAAATTCGAGCTTCTGCGTGGAGTGTGGCGAGCGCCAGGGCGGCGCTTCGGTGTCTCGCGGTCGTTCCTCCGCCTCGTTGCAGCGCTACGCGCCTCTATTCGTCGTGGTGGCAGTGGTGGCGGTTCTGGGCGGCGTCGTACTCATTGGCTCCCTCAGTCCCAAAACGGCCCCTTCAGTGCCACGGCGTGGTGAATCGAATGCCGCCGGTCCGGGTGAAGCCGCCGGCAAACTGCCCGAGGGGCATCCACCCATTGCCATTCCGGAAGAGGTGAAGCAGGCGATCCGCGAGATGTCGAAGAAAGCCGCGGCCGCACCGGATGACCTCGACACCTGGAAGCATTTGGCCGATGTGCAGTACCGCGCCAGCGAGATCGATCCGAGCTATCTGGCCGAAGCGGATGGGACCTATCGGCATGTCCTCGAGCGCCACCCTGAAGACACCGACGTGCTGCGCAGCCTGGGCAACATCGCGTTCGATCAGCAACACCACGACGTCGCAATCGATTTTTATCAACGCTATCTGAAGCT encodes the following:
- a CDS encoding methyltransferase — translated: MSARLLEPLAPSTVGGYPVGPVTFACGGLRVRLLMIKRLEDYVDTEALLRDPQAPEPPYWAHVWPGSRYLARVMAQNDCAGRPVVDIGCGLGLAGIVAALRGARVTMIDAASEGVRFARANAELNGLLPGPPPFAEGLTQAGSVAVVRGDIRSPGLRGRFDYCLAADVTYDPALQTAVAVFLAEHLSPTGRAWCAESVRTFDHGFHHACEARGLRAIESGVRELDEQGEVPVRVTEVRWP